A segment of the Bufo bufo chromosome 5, aBufBuf1.1, whole genome shotgun sequence genome:
TGCATATTGTCTGCCTTTATTCCGATTACGATTGTACTGCGGTTTTTCTTGTGTACTGAgtttctttctatatatatatatatatataaaacaacacATTATAATACATTGTTTCAATCTTTATATTGATGTATTTTTATACCATTCCCGGATATTTGAATTCATGATCTGCACATAGACAGACCGCATATacatatattaatatattaaaaaatcacttataaaaatataaatatgaatATTGTGCAGGTCAAAAGTTTCCACGGATCCTTCATATTGGTATAACTACATTTGTTTACATTTATTAGGATACCTCTAAATATATCGATTTTTGATCAGATCTCTTTTTCTCATACTGTAGAATTTTCATATTATCATCATTGGCCCTATTTTTCggatatttttctatatttttgcagataaTTCTTAGATTGTATTGAATGGagtaagaggggggggggggcacgtatGGGATAGAGGCAGAGTTGCAGTGCTGACAAACAGCCTGACATGCAACTCTGCGTCGACACCCAGACGTACCACCCTATATGAAACCAAATATTTCTAACTCAGCATTTAGGCCCCTTGGTAGAAGGCTCCTAAATTCATAAATTTTCCTAGATTCGGCCCTTGACAATCTCTCGATCTGGTTTCCTCCTCGCCAATGTTTCTCTACCCTCTCCAGTGCCATGAACGAGAGACCCTTAGGGTCTTGATTGTGTACCTCCTTGAAATGCCTGGATAGCAAATGTTTTTCATAGCCCTTGGCTATGTTATTCAGATGTTCTGCTATCCTGACTTTCAAGGTACGTTAAGGAGGTACACAATCAAGACCCTAAGGGTCTCTCGTTCATGGCACTGGAGAGGGTAGAGAAACATTGGCGAGGAGGAAACCAGATCGAGAGATTGTCAAGGGCCGAATCTAGGAAAATTTATGAATTTGGGAGCCTTCTACCAAGGGGCCTAAATGCTGAGTTAGAAATATTTGGTTTCATATAGGGTGGTACGTCTGGGTGTCGACGCAGAGTTGCATGTCAGGCTGTTTGTCAGCACTGCAACTCTGCCTCTACCCCATACGTGCCCCCCCTCTTACTCCATTCAATACAATCTAAGAATTATCTGCAAAAGTATTGAAAAATATCCGAAAAATAGGGCCAATGATGATAATATGAAAATTCTACAGTATGAGAAAAAGAGATCTGATCGATATATTTAGAGATATCCTAATAAATGTAAACAAATGTAGTTATACCAATATGAAGGATCCGTGGAAACTTTTGACCTGCACAATattcatatttatatttttataagtgattttttaatatattaatatatgtATATGCGGTCTGTCCATGTGCAGATCATGAATTCAAATATCCGGGAATGGTATAAAAATACATCAATATAAAGATTTTAAACAATGTATTATAATgtgttgttttatatatatatatagaaagaaacTCAGTACACAAGAAAAAACGCAGTACAATCATAATCTGAATAAAGGCAGACAATATGCAATTTTGGAGATCCTGACCGGACTTTGGATATAACTGGGATCCGGAACGGATTTTCAAGAATACCTACAGCAACTATAAATTACAGACATAATGGAATCGGGgcaagaccactgaggaaggggacagtgtctccccgaaacgcgtttggtgagcaTCTAGGCAATATCCTGGACTAAAGACCCCGAATCTTATTTGGAGCAAAAAGTGCACTTTTTTCCATAAGGAAAAGGACTTCCTGAATACCTCTTGGCTAAGAGTGAATACGTCATCCCGCCAGCGCTGGCAAACAAGCTGCCGCATACACCACGTAAGCACATCACGTGAGAGGCAGCAGTAAAAAGACACGAGGGACGCTAACAACGCTAATAccgcagccgggacgccggcagaCTGAGCGGCATAAAAGGATTATCTGTTGGTCCCATCGAGTAAAGCGCCGGCGGAGGTAAGCCCACACTTGTGGGAAATACACAGGAGGCACAATATCTCTCCAACTAAAAGTAACACTGATCACGGTAACTACCGCTGTGGTTATATGAACAGAGCAACTAAGTTGCAATCAACCAATAGCCCTCTATCAGAGAGCCAAATAGCGGACGAGTAACCTGCAACTGTATCAGCTGTGGAAACTGTCACACTGTTTCTCTTTGGAAAGGTGCCGTGGAGGAACTATAGGCATATTTTAAATACGGACTGCTAACGCTGGTTACCCAACAGCGTGCAAACATTGTGAACATTGTCTTGTTGTAAATTGTCAGATTTATCAAATATCAGTGAACCTTACATTTGagatatttttgatatttttaatatACGGGATTAATACATGGTAATTGTTGCATGACAGAAATACCATTCAGGATTGCAGAAACTGGCGGCACTATCGTCTAGCAAACACGACCATACAGGTCTAAGGACGTCTAGTGCCATCAGTCGCTGCACTATAACAATTTGGATGTTTTAAGATTTTATCATatgatttattgtatttatattgtattttactgAAAAAATCTATTTGTGACAGGTGATATTATTTCTAATTTAATTTTATCCAATAAACCATGTTTAtattccatatatgagtgccagTCCATACAactatctatttaatatttttatgtgtCAGTACTATTgtacaattaaaaaaaacaccacattCTTTTTTCTGTTGAAAacagggtttgttttttgcagactgAGTTGTCTTTTTaaatggtaccattttgggatgcATATAATTTATGGTCTTATTTTTACAATAatgatatttttttggggggggaggggtgaaaaAGCAAATACACTATACTATTATTTTTACACAATTTATCGTGCAGTACATATAATGCGAGATACTTAACCTCTTAGTGACTGCTAATACACCTTTTTACTTCTTTTTGAGTACGCGAGATGCCAATGTATTCACATGGCAGCCTATAGCCTAATGACTGCACCAGGGCTGTCTGCAGTATATCCGTATGAGGCTGTGGCTTTCTGATGCAGcataagcagtacagtgtattatggaAGCGAACAAaagattatgttaaaaaaaagttttattaaataataaacctccaaggtaaaataatacaaaatacaatacttacattttttttcccataccccccaaaaaactgttaataaaagttaatcagtaagttatggtACCATTAAAAACCACAATGTGTCTTGCTATATATATCTGTAGAAGATGTACTGTTGTCTGTAGCTCTGCATCAAGTCTCGCTACtgatgaccaatgtgtttgtgagatgattatatggcacttactagaacgaaacaacggatgcggaaagcacacggagtgctgtccgcatcttttgcagccccattgaagtaaatgggtctgcatccaagccgcaaatactgcggctcggatgcgggccaaaacaatggttgtgtgcatgaggcctaatatagcccttgttgaaattctgcacaatTTCCTATATTTCATGAAATATgcccccttgtttacaaagtcttttgtgctgtccatacagaagtcctgtccataagatggctgctgatggagtcatgtgaccaggcagatcGCTTCCATGTGATGTTTtctccaacccctttaaagcttctAAGAATCAGTGGTAAAATTATACATCAACATTTGAATGTTGGGGGAGGAATCCCTATGCTACATGAAAGAAAAGTTATTTCTTGGTGGTTGTTGTGAGGAGAGGCTGAAGATGTCTCCTTTTCTGGAGTGTGAACCAGGATAGGTCAGGAAACAATTGAACTGGAGCGCCATCAAAGTCAAAGTTGCGTAGGGATCTCGCCTTAGCCATGATGGATTCTTTAAGGGAAAAATCGTGGACACAACAAATTACGTCCCTAGGACGTGTAGCAGATCCCTTAGGCTTGAGTGCTCTATGAGCCCCGTCCAATTTGATCTTGTGCGAGGATGGTTGCCCCAGGATCATGTTAAAAATGGCTTCCAGCGTAGCAAAGAGATCTTCGTCACCGGTAGCCTACGGAAGACCCCGTACTTGGATGTTATTCAGGCGCCCTCGATTATCCAAGTCCTCTAAATGCCATCCCATGCCCCTGAGTACCGCCGTTTGGGCAGAAATGGATTCATGAAGAGTGTAAATATATTGCCTGGTATCGTCATGGGCATTTTCCCGGTCCACCACATGTTTAATGTCAGTGCGAACTGCCGCAATTTCAGCTCAGCAGGCTTCCGTAACTTCAGAAATAAGAACCCGAAAGTCTTCTTTTGTAGGAAAACGGTTAAAATAGCTCGCCCATggctgtggaggttcaggcagGGATGGGGGGTCCATAAGGGCAAGTGTTGGAGGGCTTGGGGATCTGGCCCAGAtgtcagaagggagaggagagcTGCTGTCCCCCTGGTACAGCAATGGTGGGGCTGGGAGCTGCTTATTTCGCAAGGGCTCAAGCAGGGGGGTCCCAGGAAGGCTAGATGCAGGGTCCCCTGGGTTAATATCCCGTCCCCTAGTAGCCACAGTACCTTTACTTGCAGTCGCCCCCTGAGAAGTGGGTCCAGGAGACATCATGGCGGGATCCCtccttccagcagtagcaggccGAAAGTCCGGGGCGGCCGGTGAGAGCCCCAGGTCAGAGGATCCACGTGTGGACACTGCAGATGGCGATCCGGTTCCCTGAAGAGATCCAGCAGGGGTAAGTagcactgtgtccttctccctggGCAGGGCGCGGGAATCCGGCGGGGGGAGGGAGGAATGGCGGGAGGCCCTCTGTGCCTTGGTGCTGCGCGGTGGAAGCGCCGGacccagagtgcaatcccagcactgTTCAAGGGTCCTAGTAGGTGAGCGGGATCGGGGAGGGACAGGTGTCTTTTTTGGAGCCACTTTCTTCCCCATATGATCCAGGAGAGATGTGTCGCTGGCCAGTAATTCGCGGTGCAGGCAGGAGCAGCTCCTTCAGGCAGCCATCACCATCAGCCTCCGGACACGCCCCCGCAACCTGCACATTTAGATGTGCTTACTAACCCCCATTTTTTTTCTTGACAGGCACTTACCTGCCTGCTGCCCACTGATTGGCTGATCCAGGCTGTCTGCAAGCCTgtaagccaatcagggcaagccctccacCCAACTTCCTCCCAGGAATatgcagtaaaatggctcactgtgTCAAATTTCCAGGGTGATGGACCTGGATCCACTCCCCTGATTAGTCCAAGTCTACTTTTGGTTGAGGAACAGTAAAACCTACACGTGCAAGCTAGGCCCAAGTTCAGAGAACCTCTGTTTCTGAGAACCATGGAAGCAACTTAGCTACCAGAATATTCCAGTGAGAAGGAGATTAGAAGGTCTGAAACCCACAAGGCTGTGCATTGAACTGGAATTTAAGTtctagctccttcctcagtggccataatTAAGTTCTGGATTTCCTCCTTTGTAACTTTTCGAAACTTGTTAAAACAATATAAGATACAATGCTGTAACCCTCAAATCCCACAAGGTGTATTATACTAATGGAACATCCATATTGGGACTATATCTAATACCTTTTTTGACAGCActttatatctaatatctatcatcaAGGCAAGAGATTGATACATTGTCTTACAATCAATAGGGGGATAACAATAAGTACataattttttaatgtttttcatttctttatattattttttattgtcttttACTAATTCAGAAAGGGCCCTTCTGGTACCATTTGTAATTGTTATATTGTATAATACAATATTTTAACTATATAATTGGTTGATACTAATAGTCCAGGTGGAGGTGTGTCTATTAATCAATTTATAATTTCTATTGTACACTAGTCGGCAGTGGGCAGGCTATTTGGTAGAGAACCTTCAATTTATCCATAGTGTAGGAAGGGTGAGCCTcggaattatttttattataagtaTTCAGGAAgatgtcagtgtcctcaaaaaatatatattacaattGTATATATTACAATATATTCACATGCACATCTAATATAACAGGTACGCTTTAGACATATTGGCCTATTCTACTGTTGATATGAAAAGTCTATGATGAAACATAAAATTAGTATAAGACTATGGGACAATCTTCAGTAGATTCAGATGGGGGAGACCCGGGGTTGCACTTGTCCATCTGTAATGTTTGTAACAAATCATTTTCATCTGTGTCCTCCAGCAATCTGTATCTGTATGTGTATAGAGCTAGGCTATGGCTGGACCCCCTGTATGGAGATGAGCCCCAAGGAGGTCTTCATTGTTTTGCACAACAATCCACGGTTCTCCAATTTGTCCTCAATTCCCTTTGTAATCaatcaaaaaaaggaaaatttcaCATTTGCCATTTCATTACCAAATAACATCGAAATCATTCTGTAGCAAAGACGAGACAGGAGCCGAAGATCATGGGTGTATCTCCAGTGTGGGCTTATTGGAACAGCACTACCCATATGCCATATCTGAACATCATAGATGGGGACTTCTGCTCAAGACCCCTTCTACTAGACAAATCAGAGCGTCCCTGTAACTCTGACTCGGACTGACCTGTCTTGTCAATGGATTACATTAACATTACTGCAAAGTATATGACTATGAAACCATATACTCTGCTGTGTCCACTGCTGCAAAAGTATTATAGGGCAACTAGTGTGAGATAACTACCTTAAATGGATACTCCATATAATTTTGGAATTGCATTATcaataattgaccaaaaacatctATAAAACTCAATTTTCAAGTTTACAAGCAGGAATAATTTGGATAGGAGCGCAGAGCAGTGAGAGGTGATATTTTCCCTCCTGAAACGGTCAGCAGAATAGAGACACCTTTCATGGCCCCTTCATTCCCTACACTTTGTAGGCAGAGGGGCTCACATTGGTGCAGGGTCCATAACCCAGTTTTACTCATTCTGTTGTGATATGGTACACATGTATAAAAGTAAAATTTCTTCTCTATTCAGTAGACTTGAAAAGCCAGTAACATCTCAGCAACATAtgcataaatttcaaaaatacgGAGGACCAATCAGATCCAGGCATGTATGGAGGTTGAAGCACCAATCACATCGCAGAAGCTACTGAGGACCAATCAGATTCAAGTATATaagatgatgtcacaatgaaggGAGAAccaatgaaatgaaataaactaGCGAGGACCAATAAGATTGCAGaatgtgtgatgatgtcacagaagctagtGACATCACCGAGTTCTGAGCCCTAGAAAACAACTGCCTGACATTATCTCAGCCAGATTTTCTCTGGATATAGAGAGAGACAGATCGGCTTGTGCTTTTGCTTAGCAAATCCTTGCTTTCGCTTAGCGAATAATTGACTTTGCGCCATGGAGATCCGGGGTTTGGCATTCTTGCTTTTCCTCTGGGTCATATGGACGCTATTGGGCCTCTGTGCCCTGATTGCCTTGACTGTCATCCCAGGCCATGTAAAATATCCttacatcaggtaagaggggaaggGGCGGGATTCCTCTGTAGAATTATTACTGTTATTACCGTATTATCAGTTTATTCCTGGAAAGTTATTACATTATTATTAGTGGATTATTAATAAGCTCCATCTAATAATTGTTAGTATAGAAAACATCACATTTGGGGGTGGGGGAATCTATGAAGACTGAGGTTTCATGCCCCGGCCCTCATCTAATCTGCACTGGAGTGAGATGCACAAGCCTCATAATAAATTAGGAGCATCTCTGACCCccatgcacaaaaaaaaataaaaattaaaattgcaCCAACTATTTCAGGTGGAAATTTGCCAGTTTGCAGAGGCCCGCCCCCTCCTGCTAAACCCACctaaaccacacccactttttggaAATGGCTTAAGAGTGCAAAAAGCAACTTTTTGTAGAAAATGTCTCTTTcttaataatgttttagagttgcAATCtcactggttgctatgagcaacggcTCCATAATATCTCCCCCATTGTTGTTTGTTTTCTATTTGTGTCTGGACAATAGATCATATTATGGAGGATGATTACAATGGAAGGAAATAAAGTCTCCTCTGCTATTAGAAGACATGACGCAATCCTGCTGCCGTTTGTGTCctaataaggctacattcacccgcaaattgcgggtctgcaacacaccagcccggcacccccattgaaatgcctattcttgtccgtaagctgcggacaagaataggacatgctctatctttttgcggagctgcggacccaaagatcggggccgcgcaccgcaaatgcgaatgcggacagcacactgtgggctgtccgcatccattccgtccccatagagaaaattgcggaacggatgcggacccattttgcggtcgtgtgaatggagccttacacccAATATTTTGCTTTCTTTCTCAGTGACACGGGACGAATATTCCCCGAATCGGTGGTCTTTACAGTGGTCTTCTTAATATCTGCCCTTTTTGGTAAGTGGATTTAGAGAGACAACATCATGAGGAGATCAGCGGCTCCAGCGCTCAGTGATGACGTTATCTCCCTAATCACTATTCACTGCTGAGCGACGGCCATCACTGGAGATTATAATCATCACTGAGTCCTGGAGGTTATCACAAGTGTCTATGGACGTTCCCGGCTGATCCCATGTATTGTCTATTTCAGGAGCTGGCAACGCTTCCATCATGTACCGGTTCATGATCATCCGGTCTGAACAATCAGAGAGGCGACATATCATCTGCCAGAGAATCCTCTATGTCGTTGCATGGATGGGCTGCATTGGGACCATTGTGACCGCCATAGTTTCGGTAGGTTTATATACAGAGGTCTCAGGACtagtaatacagaggggacatcgcTTGAAGTCAAGAGATGTGTATAAATACAATGATGCGCCCTGGTGACTATTCTTATGTATTACTACTGCCCCTGTATAATTACACCACCTGCGGCCTCTGCTGTTCTGTATTCTCAGATCTTCATGACGTCCATATTGATGACATTTATTCATCTGCTTTTGTTCTAGATGAGGATCAGTCCTACAGTCCACAGGATCGGCGCAGGACCGGCATTTTTCTTTTGTGCCGTTTACAACCTAGGTCAAGCTGTATGCCTGTACAAGAAATCCTTCAGCAGTCGCCGCCTATGCCACATTAGATTGGCATCAACCTTGGTGCCCATTGTGGGCCTGCTGACCTGTATCCTCTTATAgctgactggtacagtgccatgtTGTGTGCTGGATACACTTACACATACGTACTTACCATCATTGCTGCCGTTAGTAAATTTGGGTCAAGCTACCCACCCCCTTAAATTGTCAGGTCACGCTCACTCATTGGTGGAGTTCAACTTAGCTCCACCCATTTTTCGGCCCAGGACAACCCAAATTTACAGCGAGATTGTCTctgaaaatttggaaacattttggcaaatttgggactGTTGCCAACTAAGATTATTCGCTTCCTCTGACCCCATTGTAGCACAGATCAGACATCACAGTATAGGAAACACTATAATAATAGAATTAATTCTGTTACTTGTCCTTAACACGTCCTTCCAGTTTCTGTGTGTATGACCATCGGCTTCTTCCAGCTTCTTCCATGTACTGGCCGATGTGAAGAGGTGAGTTCATGCAACTTTTCATCGTCTTGTATAATCTACATCTTTCCCGTGTAACAGTAATATAAAAGCTCCTATCTCACCTCCATCTTCCCATCTCACTCCATATAGAGTCCCTGGTGAGTACCGCCAGGCACTAATCCTCTATTCTGTCTTCTGCAGATCTACACCAGGATAGGCATGGTGGCCGAGTGGACTGGATTCCTTGGCCTGATAATACACCAACTAACGAACTATACAGATTTCCAGGTGAGTAGATGCCGTGTCAAGGTCTAATGtgctccagaaacatttcagagaaGTAGTATATTATATAGAGCTGTTTTATAATTAATGGTCTGTATTCTTTTTTCTCAGCATTTGTCTTTAACGTTGTCCCGAGAAGGTGTCTCCATTGGCCTGAGAGAAAAGACCCAGGACCCTGAAAACCCCCAATAATATCCAAGGGGTGGAGCGCCAAGACAACTGAAACCATCATGACATTGCTGGACATGAATCTTCTGGATCaagaggcagattccaggcttggtctctgtccTCAATACTGGATGTGACATTTTACCGGACTTTCCTAATACCGGATTTGACATTTACCGGATTTTCTGGATTCAACATCTAGCAGAATTTCCAAATACTGGATGTGACAATTACCCGGACTTTCCATAGCTACCTCATCTCAAATGATGGTTTTTACCCCCTTGCCCAGGGGAAgggcagtccttcagccatggtTCCCTGGAGGTTTCCTCCACTAGGGGGTTTTTCCTTCCCTGAGTGTTGAAGGATGAGTTGGGGGTTCACCATCATCAGGGCCATTTCAAAACCACTGGCCTGTTAATAAATGAGTCAATACATGAGGTAGCTAACAATGTGTCCGAGCCTCTTTATTTTAGGGAATGTATTGTAGCTAATGTTACCCAATAAAGACCGGGGAACTTCATAGGGGTGATCAGTCCAAGCTCTGGAAGGAAAACGATGAAGGTGCTAATGACAGGGTtagattttttcaaattttatggGTATAATAAAAGTGATTAATTAAAAGGGCATTCTGCTTGGGATAATTCATCTCTTATCCAGCTATTACTAGGACTTGTGTCCCCTTGTTTGAATGGAGTGTTGGTCGAGCATATGCACTACAACTCCATCCCAAATCTATGTGATTGTTAGAGATAGTGATGTTGTATTCTGCTACAGAATGCACAGAGTGGTGGTGCGCAGACTTAACCAGTGCTCTTTTCAAATTGGGGTGTGGATCCCTCATCATTGTGACTGGTTGCGGTCTAAGTGCGCAGACTGCCACCAATCTACCAGTTATTTTCTTTCCAGGGGATAAGGGATAACATATTCTAATTGGAATACTCCTTTTAACAATTTGGAAGAAAATGGGTAAAATTATTGTTAAAAGTCATATTTATGAACCCTCTGAAAACAGGGTGTACCTTATAGAGAGGGGGCCCCAGAGCTCAAGTCAAAACTGAGCTTTCTTCTATTGCTGGTTCATGCCACCACTACAGACCCACATCCCTTGAAAGGAGGGTCC
Coding sequences within it:
- the LOC121002424 gene encoding DNA damage-regulated autophagy modulator protein 1-like; the encoded protein is MEPYTQYFAFFLSDTGRIFPESVVFTVVFLISALFGAGNASIMYRFMIIRSEQSERRHIICQRILYVVAWMGCIGTIVTAIVSMRISPTVHRIGAGPAFFFCAVYNLGQAVCLYKKSFSSRRLCHIRLASTLVPIVGLLTFSVCMTIGFFQLLPCTGRCEEIYTRIGMVAEWTGFLGLIIHQLTNYTDFQHLSLTLSREGVSIGLREKTQDPENPQ